In Altererythrobacter aquiaggeris, the genomic stretch TGCGTTTCACAACCCCGCGAATCGCGTCCACCCGCGGCCTTTTCGTATATTCACCGGTCGCGATACCATTGGGGATGCGGGTGACGCGGCCAATGGGTTGCTGCCAGTCAGTCAGCGCAATTGCCTCCAACCGTTCTGACGGAACCACCAGTGTCGCGGTTCTGCCCAAGGCGATCCGGCGAAACCACGTTCGCGTCAGCTTCAATTTATCCATCTCGTCGGCATTAAATCCGTCTTCGTGGTGAACCAGCGGGGGTAGCGCCATGCTTTCTGCGAAAAGCGTATGCGCCAGAACGGCATCCATTGCCCCCCAATTATAGGTCAGCACAAGATCGTACGCTTTCATGGCTTTTGCCATTTTGAGCAACCGGCCCGGTAGCGGCTTGCCTTTCAATGGCGGGAAATCGGCGGGGTAATCAACCCGGATCGCCCGATCGATCCGCTGGGCCGCCTCAAAATGGTCAGGCTCCCCCGAAACGAGCGAATGGTTCAATTTGCGGCCAAAAGCGTTCATCAGCCGGACTGCCCGCAACTCCTTGCCGCCGGCGTTGAATGTGGAATGGAGATGGAGAACACGCGGCACGCTATCGCCGGTCGGGCTCACCGCACACGCTCTAGCAGACGATCAATCGCTGCGACCGACGCCGGCTCATCCAGAAACGGTGCATGGCCAACGCGCGGCACGGTAACGCAGTCGGCGTCCGCGATACGGCGGCACATATCCTCGAAGGTTTGCTGCGAGAACAAGTCGGACAATTCGCCGCGCAGGATTGTAACCGGCCGCCCGGACAACGCTTCATAAGCGGGCCAGAGGTCTGGCGGAGCAGCGTTGCTCTTGTCGGCAGCGATCGGCTCGGCGATTTTCATGTCATAATCAAAAGCAATCCTGCCATTGCTGCCGACGCACATGTTTCGCTTCGCCATTGTGAGCCAGTCATTGATGTCGAAATCAGGAAACAGGTCGCCCTGCCCGACTCCCAATGCGCGCGCAGCATGCATCCAAGTCTCGAAGCTGCGGCCTTGTCCCACATAACCACTGATGCGCGCCAACCCTGCCGGATCAAGCTCCGGTCCGATATCGTTGAGCAGGACCCCCGCCAGCCTGGACGGGTCCATCGCCGCCAGCAGCATCGTCATCAATCCGCCCAGCGACGTGCCGATAGATACGAATTTTGTAATCCGTTCCTGTTCCAGCAGCGCCAAAAGATCACTCACATAGGTCACCGGATTGTAAGTCGCGCTGTCTTTGGCATAATCGCTTTCGGCGCGGCCGCGATTATCGACGCAGATTACTCGCCAGTCGCCCGAAATACGATCGGCTAGGTCGGCGAAGTCACGCGCATTGCGTGTCAGACCGGGCAAGCAGATGACCGGCGGCCTGTCTTCCCGGCCAGGATAATCACGGAAATGCAGCTTCAGCCCGTCGGGACTTGTCCAGAAACCGTCGGTATATTTTTGATCCATCGCTAGGCCTACATCCCTGTTGCGCTTGACGCGGCTTGCTTAGTGCGCTGCTTGGCCCCACTTATCGCCTTATGCCCTGCGAACCGCAAGCCGCCGATTATATCCCTGACCCGGCAATTTCAGAAATTTCCGATTGGCTCGCCGATCCGGTGAAAGCTGCAGTATTTCCAGAGACGCGGCTGCGGTTCCGCAACCGGCGGTGGGACAAGGCGGTCGGTCTGGGAGATTTTTCCGACGAACAATTTGTCAGGCATTTCGGTTGCTTCGAACCACTTGAACAGAATCTACCCGAACCGCTTGCCATGCGTTATCACGGCCATCAGTTCCGCACATACAATCCCGACATCGGCGATGGGCGCGGCTTCCTGTTCGGGCAGCTGCGCGATGGATCAGGCCGTCTGCTCGATCTTGGAACCAAGGGATCAGGAACCACGCCTTACAGCCGGACCGCGGACGGGCGTCTTACTCTCAAGGGCGGCGTGCGCGAAATTCTTGCTACCGAAATGCTTGAGGCATTGGGTGTAAATACCTCCAAAACACTTGCAATTATCGAAACCGGTGAAGAATTGGAACGCGGCGACGAACCTTCGCCAACACGCTCTGCAGTTATGACGCGGCTGAGCCACGGACATATCAGGATCGGCAGCTTTCAGCGCCTTTTCGTGCTGCAGGAAGAAAATCATCTGCGCGAATTGATCAGCTATTGCGTCAAGCAATACCCCGGCTCTCTGCCGCCAGCCGAATCTGCCGGCGGAGATGAACCCGCGATAATCTTGCTGCATCAGGTCGTTGAACGCATGGCCGATCTGGCGGCAGCTTATATGGTGGCCGGTTTTGTTCACGGCGTCCTCAATACCGATAATATGAATATCAGCGGTGAAAGTTTCGATTACGGGCCGTGGCGCTGGCTGCCAAGTTGGAACCCCGGCTTTACCGCGGCATATTTCGATCAAACCGGGCTGTATTCGTTTGCGCGCCAGCCCGAGGCCATTCATTGGAACTGCGGCCAGTTGGCAATTGCTTTCAGCCAGGTTGCGCCGCGCGACGGATTGGCGATGGCTCTGCAGCGGTTTGGCCCGCTTTACCAGGCAGCGATGGGCCGCCGATGGATCTGGCGGCTGGGTCTGATATCGCGGGGCGCCACAAACGACGCAACGGTCCTCGAAGCATCGGAACAGACCATGCGCGAAAGCCGTATCGGACCTGACGAGTTTTTCTTCCGGCACCGCGGCGGCCGCGATGCGGCAGGAGCTCTGGCCCGAGCAATAGCCGGTTATGAAGCTGTCAGCGATACGCATGATTACTGGTCTGGCGGAGCGCCGCAATCCATGCTGATCGACGAGGTTGAAACAATCTGGAGCGCAATTGCGGATCGGGACGACTGGGGTCCGCTAAATGCCAAGGTGGAGGCGGTACGCGCCATGGGATACGCGATGGGCGATAGCCCCGCACTGTCAACTAGAGAATAATTCCAGCGCATTTATCGCCGCCGCACTGGTGAAATACCTTTACCATCGCTATCAGCCTTTGACGAAGTCTCTGTTGCGAAATTTTCCAACCCGTAGGGCGTATCTTTAGATGAGCGACAATCTTATCATCTCTTCGGAGCCTGCCACCGGTGTCGAGCTGTGGCGAGCGCCCAGGGGCGATGTCGAAGCTACGGTTGACCGGGCGCGGCGCGCGTGGCCAGCATGGGCTGCCCAGTCGCTGACAACCCGGATGGAACTGATGCGTCGCTTCGCGAATGAAGTGCGCAAGGAAAACGAAAAACTGGCCGAACTGATTGCCCGCGAGACGGGTAAGCCGATGTGGGAAGCCCGCACCGAAGTCGAAGCGGTGGTCAACAAGGTCGAGATATCAATTCGCGCCTATTCGGACCGGACGGGACAAAAAAAGCTCGACAGTGCGCTGCAAGGCACCGCCGCACTGCGCCACAAACCGCACGGCGTGATGGCTGTTCTTGGGCCGTATAATTTTCCTGCCCATTTGCCCAATGGTCACATTGTTCCGGCATTGATCGCCGGTAATGCGGTGATTTTCAAACCCAGCGAAAAAACCCCCGCGGTCGGTGAATTGCTGCTGCAGTGTTTCCACCGTGCAGGCGTTTCGTCAGCCGTGGTCCAACTGCTGGTCGGCGGCCCGGATGAAGGCAAGGCGCTGGTCGCGCATCGCGGCGTTGACGGCGTGTTGTTCACCGGCTCTGCACAGGCCGGAATTGCCATCAACAAAAAGCTGGCCAGCCAGCCGGGCAAAATTGTCGCGCTGGAAATGGGCGGCAATAATCCGATCGTCGTGTGGGACACGCCAAAAATCAGCGATGTCGCTGCTTTGGTTATCCAATCGGCATTCACTACGGCCGGCCAGCGGTGCAGCGCCGCGCGGCGTCTGATTGTCAAATCGACCATGTATGATTCGGTGATTGAGGAGGTGAAAAAGCTCGCCGACCGCATCATCGTGGGCGCACCGTTTGATGAACCGCAACCTTACATGGGGCCGGTGATCGATAACAATGCAGCCGATCAATTGACCGAGAGCTTTCTTTATCTGTTGTCCAATGGCGGCAAGGCCATCAAACATATGCGCAAGGCAGACGATAAATTGCCCTTCCTGTCGCCCGCGATCATCGACACGACCGCGATGAAGGACCGCCCCGACGTCGAACTTTTCGGACCGCTCCTGCAGGTCATAAGAGTTGACGATTTCGATGCGGCAATCGCGGAGGCAAACAACACCCGGTTCGGCCTTGCGGCTTCGCTGGTCGGCGGCAGTCCGCAGGAATACAACCGGTTCTGGGCAAATATCCGTGCCGGCATCGTAAACTGGAACAGGCCGACCAACGGCGCATCATCAGCAGCGCCGTTTGGCGGTGTTGGCCTGTCGGGCAACCACCGTCCAAGCGCGTTCTACGCCGCGGATTATTGTGCCTACCCCGTCGCCAGCACCGAAATGGAACAGCCCCGCGCAACGGTTGGCGTGGGTTTCAGGGAATCCTGACCGGGGTTATTCGCCCTTCATTTCACCCGTCATTTCGCCCGGTGAACCAGATCGACTTCGGTCAAACCGTTCGCCAGTGTGTCGGCATACATCGCAAACATTGCGCTGCCTTTTGTGGCGCTGAGAACAATAGTATCCCCCTGCATAATCACACCGGGTGAAAAGCCCGCTGCGCGCGCGGTGGTAAAGTAGAAATCCACGACCTCGCCCCGCGGTACTGGCGTTCTGAATTTGACAGCCTGGAAATCACAGCCCTCGAAATTTGCGCCGGAGGCCGCCTGCACAGCGCCGCGCGGATAAATCTGCGGCGTATCGGGCAATCGCGCTGCCCAGATCGCACGGTTACTTGCCCTGTCCGTGCAATTATCGCTCAAATCCAGCAGCACCTGTGCACGGGCCAGCACAGTGATCCGGTGATGCAGCGGCGCAATATCTTCGGCTCTTGCAGGTGCCGGCGCCGCCAGCATTTCGGTAGTTCCACCAACCAGTGCGGCGGCGTCTGCCCGCGCACGGCCGATCGCATCCGGCGATATGTCCAGCAGCGGCACAGAGCCATCGGCCAACCCGTCGGAAATTACCGAATTGGCCCGGTTTTGTCCGGTCAGATCGGGATCGGACATCAAATTTTCATTGAGTGCCGCAGATACCATAGGATCGACGTCCGTAGTGGACGCCTGGTCCACCGGATCGCCGCCGCAGCCCGCCAGCAGGCCATATCCCGCGAAAGCCAGTATGGGCCGCAAGAGGTTAAACGAAAATCTGGCCATACTTCCAACTATACATCCGGAAACGGTTAAGGAAGCGGTGTATCCGTGTCAGCCCGCCTCCACGCAACGAAGAAGGCGCCCCGCTCCAGAGGAGAGAGACGCCTTCACACGGATGGTGCAGTCCGCGTAACCGGCCCTACGGTGGCGTATGACCGGAAACTTGTATTTAGCGGCAGCGCGAATTGCTGCGGTCGATCGAACGTCCGAGGATCGCGCCCCCGGCAGCGCCGATAATCGCGCCCAGCGTCCGGTCGCCGCGGCCGGCCACTTCATTGCCGATCAATCCGCCTACCGCAGCGCCGATCAACAGGCCGGTCGTGCCGTTTTCGCGGCGGCAGTAATAACGGCCGTCATCGCCGCGCCAGATACGCGTGTCACGGTAAACCGGTTCGCCGTAAGTGCGATAATCGCGGTTGTAATCCCTATTGCCATATGCGTGACCATGTCCGCGGTTTCGCTTCCAGCGTTTGTCCTTGCGTCCATGCTCAAAGATTTCGGTGCCAAGGACCGACGCAGATTGCGCTGGTGCGTGGGTTACCGCAGCCGCGTGCTGCGCGGGCTGGATTGCAGTGGCGGCGGCCGCAGGCATTGCCAACGCAAGGCAGGGTGCGGCCAGGGTCAGCGCAACTGCTCTAATTTTAATGGTGCTCATAATAATTCCCTTTCTGCACTTCGCCCGGAGGTCTCAAAATGCTTGGCTTCAATCGACCTGTTCATTCTTAGGGTTACTTTCCTGAACGGTTCGCAACCGAAAATACAGGAAAGAAATTTGGCGACGAGTTGTGCCGTTCCAGCCGACGAAGCGAGTGTTGCCGGGTGATTTCGCAGCGCCTAAGCGCTGATATCGCCGTTGGAGTTTCCCATTTGCCGCTTTCAGTTGCCGCGAATCACCAAACAGGACCGGATCGCCGCGGACTGTTTGCAGCGTTTGGTGCTTATCTCATGTGGGGCTTCCTGCCGCTGTACCTCATTCTGGTGCAAGCTGTCCCATCGGCTGAATTCGTCGCGTGGCGGATAATCTTCACTGTGCCGATCTGCCTGCTCATTATCATGGTGAGAAAACAGATGCCCGAGATCCGCGCCGCTATGGCCAACCGGCGTGTCCTTCTCACACTGTTTTGCACCGCCATTCTGATTGCGATTAACTGGTTTGTATATGTCTGGGCGATCCAGAACGGCCATGTTTATGCGGCCAGTCTTGGCTATTATATCAACCCGCTGCTGAATGTCGTTCTGGGGACATTCTTTCTGGGCGAAACACTTTCGCGCCGGCAGTGGTTTGCCGTAGCACTGGCCGCTTCGGGGATTGCGCTGTTGCTGGGCGGTGCGCTTACGACCTTGTGGATCAGCCTGACGCTGGCCAGCAGCTTTGCAACGTACGGATTGCTGCGCAAGACGGTCGCGGTCGGATCGCTACCCGGCCTGACCATCGAATCGGTGCTGCTGCTTCCCCTCGCTTTCGGCATAGCCTGGGTATTTGCGTCCGGCGCTTCAGGCTCAGCCATAACAGTCAGCCCGGAACTCACCACCGCAATATTTCTTGGCGGCGTATTGACTGCTGTTCCGCTTCTTCTATTCGCCATCGCGGCGCGGATGATGGATTATTCGACGCTTGGCTTCATCCAGTTTCTGGCACCGACGATTGTCTTTATCCTCGGCCTAACGGTTTTTGGTGAAGAGCTTCAGATGCTGCAACTGGCGTGCTTTGTCATGATCTGGAGTGCCGCGGCGATTTTCGTATGGGATCTGGTTCAGCGGAGCAGGCGCCCGGCCTAGCTTTTCAGCCGCCAGGCTATTTCCTCGCCCGCGTGAAACGGAACGACCGGGGTGCCATTGGCGTCAATCACGTCCGGCACCGTGTGCGAAACTCGCTCCAGCGTCACCGTATCCTGATTGGGCGGCATCCCGTAAAATCCGGGCCCGTGTTCGCTGGCAAACCCTTCGAACTTGTCGAGCGCGTTTTCTTCATCGAATACGCTAGCGTAGCTTTCCAGTGCATAGGGCGCATTGAAAATACCTGCGCATCCGCAGGCGCTCTGCTTCGCTTCCACAGAGTGCGGTGCGCTGTCGGTCCCCAGAAAGTATTTGCGCGAACCGGATGTAGCTGCAGCACGCAACGCCAGCCGATGCCGTTCGCGTTTTGCCACAGGCAGGCAATAGGCATGCGGCCGGATACCGCCCACCAGCATGGCATTGCGATTGATGTGCAGATGCTGGGGCGTAATCGTGGCCGCGACCAGCGGACCGCAATCATCAATAAACTGGACGGCATCGGCAGTCGTAATATGCTCGAAGACCACTTTGAGCGCCGGGAAGTCGCGGATGATCCCGCGCATGGTGCGTTCGATGAATACTGCCTCGCGGTCAAAGATATCTACATCCTCGTCCGTCACCTCGCCGTGTACCAGCAATGGCATGCCGATTTCCTGCATTTTTTCCAGTGCAGGCCGGGTTGCGGCGATGTTGCTTACGCCTTGCGCGGAATTCGTCGTCGCATTGGCGGGATACAGTTTGGCGGCCACAAACGCGCCATCGGCGTAACCTTCCGCAATGTCTGCCGGATCGCTGGAATCTGTCAGATAACAGGTCATCAGCGGCGTAAAACCCGCATCCGGCGCAATCGCAGCGCGGATTCTGGCGCCGTAATCACGCGCCGCTGCGGCGCTGGTCACCGGGGGCGACAGGTTCGGCATCACGATGGCGCGCGCAAACTGGCTGGCGGTGAACCCGACAACGCCCTTCATGATTTTCCCGTCGCGCAGATGGACGTGCCAATCGTCGGGACGGCGCAGAGTGATCGAATCTTTTGCGATAAGGGCCATACCCTTCCCTTAAGGTCCCGCACACCTATCTGTCACCTATGACTGCAACCCGACTGCTCAATCGCGCCGTAATTCGCATCGCTCCTCAGGAGGATAGCGAGAATGTCGCGGATTTTCTGCAAGGGTTGGTAACCAACGACGTTACAGGCATATTGCCGGTTTGGGCCGCCTTGCTGACACCGCAGGGAAAAGCCCTTTTCGATTTTATCATCTGGCCGGGCGAAAGCGGCACGCTGTTGCTTGATTGCGAAGCGCAGGCCGCACCTGCACTGGTCAGGCGGCTGTCGCTGTACCGTTTGCGGCGCAAAATTTCGATCCTGGTGGACCCCTTGGTTAGTGTGCATTGGCAAAGGGGCCCGGGCGATGCCGGCGCGCCGGATCCACGTCTGGCCGTATTGGGAACACGATGGCTGGCAGCAGCCTCTGACCAGGACCAGCACCACGACCAGGGCGCGGATCGGGAATGGCTGGCACACCGGCTGTCGCTAGGTGTGGCGGAGGGCAGCGCCGAACTGGGCGACGGACAGACATTGTGGCTGGAATGCAATGCAGCGGAACTTCAAGGCGTGAGTTTCGACAAGGGATGCTACGTCGGTCAGGAAAATACCGCGCGGATGAACTGGCGGCAAAAAATAACCAGGCGGTTGATTGTCGTGCCGCTGGAGAAGTCAGATGAGAATCGCCGCCGGATGGCCTATCCAGAATTGGGCTATGCGGTCGATCACTTGCAGGTGGCCAAAATCGAGGCGGCGCTCTTGCCAAGCTGGCTCGAACTCTAGCCGATCAGCAGACCGTTTTCCTC encodes the following:
- a CDS encoding protein adenylyltransferase SelO family protein, with product MPCEPQAADYIPDPAISEISDWLADPVKAAVFPETRLRFRNRRWDKAVGLGDFSDEQFVRHFGCFEPLEQNLPEPLAMRYHGHQFRTYNPDIGDGRGFLFGQLRDGSGRLLDLGTKGSGTTPYSRTADGRLTLKGGVREILATEMLEALGVNTSKTLAIIETGEELERGDEPSPTRSAVMTRLSHGHIRIGSFQRLFVLQEENHLRELISYCVKQYPGSLPPAESAGGDEPAIILLHQVVERMADLAAAYMVAGFVHGVLNTDNMNISGESFDYGPWRWLPSWNPGFTAAYFDQTGLYSFARQPEAIHWNCGQLAIAFSQVAPRDGLAMALQRFGPLYQAAMGRRWIWRLGLISRGATNDATVLEASEQTMRESRIGPDEFFFRHRGGRDAAGALARAIAGYEAVSDTHDYWSGGAPQSMLIDEVETIWSAIADRDDWGPLNAKVEAVRAMGYAMGDSPALSTRE
- the astD gene encoding succinylglutamate-semialdehyde dehydrogenase, translated to MSDNLIISSEPATGVELWRAPRGDVEATVDRARRAWPAWAAQSLTTRMELMRRFANEVRKENEKLAELIARETGKPMWEARTEVEAVVNKVEISIRAYSDRTGQKKLDSALQGTAALRHKPHGVMAVLGPYNFPAHLPNGHIVPALIAGNAVIFKPSEKTPAVGELLLQCFHRAGVSSAVVQLLVGGPDEGKALVAHRGVDGVLFTGSAQAGIAINKKLASQPGKIVALEMGGNNPIVVWDTPKISDVAALVIQSAFTTAGQRCSAARRLIVKSTMYDSVIEEVKKLADRIIVGAPFDEPQPYMGPVIDNNAADQLTESFLYLLSNGGKAIKHMRKADDKLPFLSPAIIDTTAMKDRPDVELFGPLLQVIRVDDFDAAIAEANNTRFGLAASLVGGSPQEYNRFWANIRAGIVNWNRPTNGASSAAPFGGVGLSGNHRPSAFYAADYCAYPVASTEMEQPRATVGVGFRES
- a CDS encoding glycine zipper 2TM domain-containing protein, coding for MSTIKIRAVALTLAAPCLALAMPAAAATAIQPAQHAAAVTHAPAQSASVLGTEIFEHGRKDKRWKRNRGHGHAYGNRDYNRDYRTYGEPVYRDTRIWRGDDGRYYCRRENGTTGLLIGAAVGGLIGNEVAGRGDRTLGAIIGAAGGAILGRSIDRSNSRCR
- a CDS encoding folate-binding protein, with product MTATRLLNRAVIRIAPQEDSENVADFLQGLVTNDVTGILPVWAALLTPQGKALFDFIIWPGESGTLLLDCEAQAAPALVRRLSLYRLRRKISILVDPLVSVHWQRGPGDAGAPDPRLAVLGTRWLAAASDQDQHHDQGADREWLAHRLSLGVAEGSAELGDGQTLWLECNAAELQGVSFDKGCYVGQENTARMNWRQKITRRLIVVPLEKSDENRRRMAYPELGYAVDHLQVAKIEAALLPSWLEL
- the pyrC gene encoding dihydroorotase, producing MALIAKDSITLRRPDDWHVHLRDGKIMKGVVGFTASQFARAIVMPNLSPPVTSAAAARDYGARIRAAIAPDAGFTPLMTCYLTDSSDPADIAEGYADGAFVAAKLYPANATTNSAQGVSNIAATRPALEKMQEIGMPLLVHGEVTDEDVDIFDREAVFIERTMRGIIRDFPALKVVFEHITTADAVQFIDDCGPLVAATITPQHLHINRNAMLVGGIRPHAYCLPVAKRERHRLALRAAATSGSRKYFLGTDSAPHSVEAKQSACGCAGIFNAPYALESYASVFDEENALDKFEGFASEHGPGFYGMPPNQDTVTLERVSHTVPDVIDANGTPVVPFHAGEEIAWRLKS
- the rarD gene encoding EamA family transporter RarD, translated to MPLSVAANHQTGPDRRGLFAAFGAYLMWGFLPLYLILVQAVPSAEFVAWRIIFTVPICLLIIMVRKQMPEIRAAMANRRVLLTLFCTAILIAINWFVYVWAIQNGHVYAASLGYYINPLLNVVLGTFFLGETLSRRQWFAVALAASGIALLLGGALTTLWISLTLASSFATYGLLRKTVAVGSLPGLTIESVLLLPLAFGIAWVFASGASGSAITVSPELTTAIFLGGVLTAVPLLLFAIAARMMDYSTLGFIQFLAPTIVFILGLTVFGEELQMLQLACFVMIWSAAAIFVWDLVQRSRRPA
- a CDS encoding glycosyltransferase family 4 protein, which gives rise to MSPTGDSVPRVLHLHSTFNAGGKELRAVRLMNAFGRKLNHSLVSGEPDHFEAAQRIDRAIRVDYPADFPPLKGKPLPGRLLKMAKAMKAYDLVLTYNWGAMDAVLAHTLFAESMALPPLVHHEDGFNADEMDKLKLTRTWFRRIALGRTATLVVPSERLEAIALTDWQQPIGRVTRIPNGIATGEYTKRPRVDAIRGVVKRKGEFWVGTVAGLREVKNLPRLVRAFAPLPANWQLVIVGEGPERQAIRDAADALGVSHRVHLPGFISDPSIAAGLFDIFALSSDSEQFPLSVVEAMAAGLPVASPDVGDVRQIVSAENKRFITPAGSDADLSQSLFALAEDTGLRKTIGAANQARARESFDEKEMIRAYGRLYGRWLGITGLAV
- a CDS encoding alpha/beta hydrolase, with amino-acid sequence MDQKYTDGFWTSPDGLKLHFRDYPGREDRPPVICLPGLTRNARDFADLADRISGDWRVICVDNRGRAESDYAKDSATYNPVTYVSDLLALLEQERITKFVSIGTSLGGLMTMLLAAMDPSRLAGVLLNDIGPELDPAGLARISGYVGQGRSFETWMHAARALGVGQGDLFPDFDINDWLTMAKRNMCVGSNGRIAFDYDMKIAEPIAADKSNAAPPDLWPAYEALSGRPVTILRGELSDLFSQQTFEDMCRRIADADCVTVPRVGHAPFLDEPASVAAIDRLLERVR